From Scomber scombrus chromosome 21, fScoSco1.1, whole genome shotgun sequence, one genomic window encodes:
- the slc35g1 gene encoding solute carrier family 35 member G1, with amino-acid sequence MGDCNHWTHERALTVPDDVTVVFHKVDSHGENSGDLDECVEDEQTAERIYLRSNPRRVSTSDCEDDAEEKEEATGSEDSPEGSEKKTLCPPAFCVRNDPATREGPEKPKKCPGLGLFYAFLSTVFFSIIALLVKTIEGIHAIEISAIRCFFQMLFTMPLLIYHKTGFLGPRDKRIYLVLRGFIGSNAMILLYYAVQQMPLADATVIMFSNPVFTSLLAWIFLKERCTIWDCVFTVFTLSGVILIARPPFLFGEHVGGIEGNYTNHIKGTIAAFAGALAAAFTFVVLRKMGKSVHYYLSVWYYAVIGFIECVITVSVLGEWKIPYCGCDRWKLMLIAVLGIAGQTFLTKALQIEKAGLVALMRTVDVVLAFFYQFVFFNRAPTWWSLGGALCVVVSTSGVALRKWYTNTHKG; translated from the exons ATGGGTGACTGTAACCACTGGACACACGAGCGGGCTTTAACCGTACCGGACGACGTGACGGTCGTGTTTCACAAAGTTGACAGCCATGGCGAGAACAGCGGCGACCTCGACGAGTGTGTCGAGGATGAGCAGACAGCGGAGAGGATTTACTTGCGAAGTAACCCTCGCCGCGTGTCCACCAGTGACTGTGAGGATGATGccgaggagaaagaggaagcgACAGGCAGTGAAGATTCACCGGAAGGCAGCGAGAAGAAAACGCTGTGCCCGCCGGCGTTTTGCGTTAGAAACGACCCGGCAACCCGTGAAG gCCCAGAGAAACCAAAGAAATGTCCAGGTCTTGGTTTGTTCTATGCTTTCTTGTCCACAGTTTTCTTCTCCATCATTGCTCTCTTGGTAAAAACCATCGAGGGAATCCATGCCATAGAGATCAGCGCCATACGCTGCTTCTTCCAGATGCTCTTTACTATGCCGTTACTCATCTACCACAA GACAGGTTTCCTTGGTCCCAGAGATAAACGTATATATCTGGTGCTGCGGGGTTTCATTGGTTCCAATGCCATGATCCTGCTCTACTATGCCGTTCAGCAGATGCCGCTAGCAGATGCCACTGTCATTATGTTCAG TAACCCAGTCTTTACCTCGCTTCTGGCCTGGATTTTCCTGAAGGAGAGATGTACAATCTGGGACTGTGTCTTCACTGTATTTACCCTCTCTGGAGTCATCCTCATCGCCCGACCACCATTCCTCTTTGGCGAGCATGTCGGTGGCATTGAGGGCAACTACACTAATCACATCAAGGGGACTATTGCTGCCTTTGCAG gAGCACTTGCGGCAGCTTTTACATTTGTTGTCCTTCGCAAGATGGGGAAAAGTGTCCATTACTACCTCTCAGTCTGGTACTATGCTGTCATCGGTTTCATTGAGTGCGTCATCACTGTTTCCGTCCTTGGGGAATGGAAAATCCCATACTGTGGCTGCGATCGCTGGAAGCTGATGTTGATCGCAGTCCTAGGTATTGCTGGCCAGACCTTCCTCACGAAAGCCCTGCAGATTGAGAAGGCTGGACTCGTGGCCCTgatgaggactgtggatgtgGTGCTGGCTTTCTTCTaccagtttgttttctttaaccGTGCACCGACCTGGTGGAGCCTTGGAGGGGCGCTGTGCGTGGTGGTGAGCACCAGTGGAGTAGCACTTAGGAAGTGGTACACCAACACTCACAAGGGCTGA